One Longimicrobium sp. genomic region harbors:
- a CDS encoding lysozyme inhibitor LprI family protein: MHAILAVLLLFAPNRAMGQARSCDARTFHDMYRCAVVRYEQADAEHKRLYQDAAAGLEAVPRGKLAVAEEAWTRYRYAHCEFESSRSAGRREYQVVRLRCLAELTEARTALLRAEAEAAQPPDLGPKQTAVK, encoded by the coding sequence ATGCACGCGATTCTCGCCGTTTTGCTCCTGTTCGCCCCGAACCGGGCTATGGGGCAGGCGCGTTCGTGTGATGCACGGACCTTCCACGACATGTACCGGTGTGCCGTCGTCCGCTACGAACAGGCCGACGCGGAGCACAAGCGCCTGTATCAGGATGCTGCCGCCGGACTGGAGGCGGTGCCGCGCGGCAAGCTGGCGGTGGCGGAGGAGGCCTGGACGCGGTACCGGTACGCCCACTGCGAGTTCGAGAGTTCCAGGAGCGCGGGACGGCGGGAGTACCAGGTCGTACGGCTCCGGTGCCTTGCCGAGCTGACGGAGGCCCGCACCGCATTGCTGCGGGCAGAAGCGGAGGCCGCCCAGCCACCAGACCTCGGGCCGAAACAAACGGCGGTGAAATGA
- a CDS encoding PLP-dependent aminotransferase family protein — translation MWKADSLRSDVPLYAAIADRIAADIESGRLAPGTRLPAQRALAAALGVNFTTVTRGYAEAERRGLVAGEVGRGTFVRVGRGVAGGLRGSDPGRVVDVGVNLPPALAADAAARALEGTHAQMAKDVAHRGLLDYQANAGTPDHRAAGANWITGHQPDVAADPDCVVICSGAQHAITALLMSLTSPGDVVATESLTYPGLRSLAAQMHLQLLGLPADDEGLLVEPFRAACRRGGVAVLYCTPTLHNPTTSTMSVARRQEIASVAADAGVPIIEDDVYGPLLRARPPCIASLAREHTYYVASLSKAVAPGLRIAYVLSPDRRAAERLASAVRATTWMAAPLLCEIASRWIADGTANRILQVARRDLAARQRRARALLGGWDLRAAPTGMHAWLQLPRPWTTADFVLAAQISGVRVAPADAFAVGDAPAAVRLSVGGPAKMDDLEQALAVVAQLLASPPGFEARL, via the coding sequence ATGTGGAAAGCAGATTCGCTGCGTAGCGACGTCCCTCTCTATGCGGCCATCGCCGACCGGATCGCGGCCGACATCGAGAGCGGCCGCCTGGCGCCCGGCACCCGGCTTCCCGCCCAGCGGGCGCTGGCGGCGGCGCTGGGCGTCAACTTCACCACGGTCACCCGCGGGTATGCCGAGGCGGAACGGCGGGGGCTGGTCGCCGGAGAAGTCGGCCGGGGTACGTTCGTCCGCGTTGGGCGCGGCGTTGCGGGGGGGCTGCGCGGGAGCGACCCGGGCCGGGTCGTCGACGTGGGCGTAAACCTGCCCCCGGCCCTCGCCGCCGACGCGGCGGCGCGGGCGCTCGAGGGCACGCACGCGCAGATGGCGAAGGACGTGGCCCACCGCGGGCTGCTCGACTATCAGGCGAACGCCGGCACCCCTGACCACCGGGCCGCGGGCGCGAACTGGATCACGGGGCACCAGCCCGATGTCGCCGCCGATCCCGACTGCGTCGTGATCTGCTCCGGCGCCCAGCACGCCATCACGGCCTTGCTGATGTCCCTCACCAGCCCCGGCGACGTCGTGGCGACGGAGTCGCTGACCTATCCCGGCCTGCGCTCACTGGCGGCCCAGATGCACCTGCAGCTTCTCGGGCTGCCCGCGGACGACGAGGGGCTCCTGGTGGAGCCCTTCCGCGCCGCGTGCCGCCGGGGCGGCGTCGCGGTGCTCTACTGCACGCCCACGCTTCACAATCCTACCACGAGCACGATGTCGGTGGCGCGGCGGCAGGAAATTGCGAGCGTCGCGGCCGACGCCGGCGTGCCGATCATCGAGGACGACGTGTACGGCCCCCTGCTCCGGGCGCGGCCGCCGTGCATCGCTTCCCTGGCGCGTGAGCACACGTACTACGTCGCCAGCCTGTCCAAGGCCGTGGCGCCCGGCCTCCGGATCGCCTACGTGCTGTCGCCCGACCGCCGCGCGGCCGAGCGACTGGCATCCGCCGTTCGGGCGACCACGTGGATGGCGGCGCCCCTCCTCTGCGAGATCGCCTCGCGGTGGATCGCCGACGGCACGGCGAACCGGATTCTCCAGGTGGCGCGGCGAGATCTCGCGGCCCGGCAGCGGCGTGCGCGGGCGCTCCTGGGGGGCTGGGACCTCCGCGCCGCGCCGACGGGCATGCACGCGTGGCTCCAGCTCCCGCGGCCGTGGACCACCGCTGACTTCGTGCTCGCGGCGCAGATCAGCGGGGTGCGTGTTGCCCCGGCCGACGCCTTTGCGGTGGGAGATGCGCCCGCGGCCGTCCGTCTCAGTGTGGGGGGACCCGCGAAGATGGACGACCTGGAGCAGGCACTCGCCGTAGTGGCGCAGCTGCTCGCGTCACCGCCCGGCTTCGAAGCCCGGCTGTAG
- a CDS encoding PLP-dependent aspartate aminotransferase family protein, giving the protein MSADAPAPGRGTLLLHADDSLRASSAVVPPIYQTATFRGDSAEEIHEMACEPRHHGFYTRYGNPTHAHAETVIARLEGGEAAMLTASGMAAISTAVLALVSQGDHVIVQKNQYGGTTTLARDLLPRWGIQVTSVDQASPAGFAEAIRPNTRLILLETPSNPLLRLTDLGAVAELARPRGIVTLADNTFASPYNQRPLTLGIDLVVHSATKYLAGHSDLMAGAVVGSTALIQKI; this is encoded by the coding sequence ATGTCCGCTGATGCCCCCGCGCCCGGCCGCGGCACCCTCCTTCTGCACGCGGACGATTCGCTGCGCGCGTCGTCTGCCGTGGTCCCGCCCATCTACCAGACGGCCACGTTCCGCGGCGACTCGGCCGAGGAGATCCACGAGATGGCGTGCGAGCCGCGCCATCACGGCTTCTACACGCGGTACGGCAACCCGACGCATGCCCACGCCGAAACGGTGATCGCGAGGCTCGAAGGGGGCGAGGCGGCGATGCTGACGGCGTCCGGCATGGCGGCCATCTCCACCGCGGTGCTGGCGCTCGTGAGCCAGGGCGACCACGTGATCGTGCAGAAGAACCAGTACGGCGGAACGACCACGCTCGCCCGTGATCTCCTGCCGCGGTGGGGGATCCAGGTGACGAGCGTCGACCAGGCCTCGCCAGCCGGTTTCGCGGAGGCCATTCGCCCGAACACGCGGCTCATTCTCCTCGAGACGCCGAGCAACCCGCTGCTCCGGCTGACGGACCTGGGGGCGGTGGCGGAGCTCGCCCGCCCGCGGGGCATCGTGACGCTCGCCGACAACACGTTCGCGAGCCCGTACAATCAGCGGCCGCTCACCCTGGGAATCGACCTCGTCGTGCACAGCGCGACGAAGTATCTCGCGGGGCATTCCGACCTCATGGCCGGCGCCGTCGTCGGTTCCACGGCGCTCATCCAGAAGATCTG
- a CDS encoding dihydrofolate reductase family protein, whose amino-acid sequence MRRVRYQVACSLDGFIAGPDDDFGWIIPEPSFDFEALYAQFDTLLMGRRTYEVVRAAGQGFGGKQVLVASRSLDPERHPGIEVVRDGLEERIGELRGGAGGDIWLYGGGELFSQLLEWGLVDTVEPAIIPILLGGGVPLLPSPAVRRQLTLRRHQAYPSGMMLLEYEVQKDG is encoded by the coding sequence ATGAGACGGGTGCGCTACCAGGTTGCATGCAGCCTCGACGGCTTCATCGCCGGGCCGGACGACGACTTCGGCTGGATCATCCCCGAACCCTCGTTCGATTTCGAGGCGCTCTACGCCCAGTTCGATACGCTGCTGATGGGCCGCCGCACGTACGAGGTGGTCCGTGCCGCGGGCCAGGGATTCGGCGGAAAGCAGGTGCTGGTCGCCTCTCGATCGCTGGATCCGGAAAGGCATCCCGGAATCGAGGTGGTTCGCGACGGGCTCGAAGAGCGCATCGGTGAGCTGCGCGGCGGCGCAGGCGGCGACATCTGGCTGTATGGCGGTGGCGAGCTGTTCTCCCAGCTTCTCGAATGGGGCCTGGTCGATACCGTGGAGCCGGCGATCATTCCGATTCTGCTGGGAGGCGGAGTCCCGCTTCTCCCCTCGCCCGCGGTGCGCCGGCAGCTGACGCTTCGCCGCCACCAGGCATACCCCAGCGGGATGATGCTCCTGGAGTACGAGGTTCAGAAGGACGGGTGA
- a CDS encoding class I SAM-dependent methyltransferase, which yields MRGFIYDTLILRLTSRWYAEVLRRVPEGAALLDVGIGTAGALLANDDLVSRKRLRVVGIDIDGDYVERARQRLGHSSLAGLAEVRLESVYDHQAGPYDAVYFSGSFMLLPQPEQALRHCCALLKPGGRIFFTQTIQKQPARWMEILKPMLKRVTSIDFGRVTYEDDFRAQIHAAGLELEEFTALDRHGSRASYIAVARPVPTPR from the coding sequence ATTCGCGGCTTCATCTACGACACCCTGATCCTGAGGCTCACCTCCCGGTGGTACGCGGAGGTGCTGCGGCGCGTCCCCGAAGGTGCCGCGTTGCTGGACGTGGGGATCGGCACGGCCGGCGCATTGCTCGCGAACGACGACCTGGTGTCGCGCAAGCGCCTGCGCGTGGTGGGCATCGACATCGACGGCGACTACGTCGAGCGCGCGCGGCAGCGGCTTGGGCATTCCTCACTGGCTGGCCTTGCCGAGGTACGTCTCGAATCCGTCTACGATCACCAGGCGGGGCCCTATGACGCGGTGTATTTCTCCGGAAGCTTCATGCTCCTCCCCCAGCCCGAGCAGGCGCTGCGGCATTGTTGCGCGCTGCTGAAGCCGGGCGGACGCATCTTCTTCACGCAGACCATCCAGAAACAGCCGGCTCGCTGGATGGAGATCCTGAAGCCCATGCTGAAGCGGGTCACGAGCATCGATTTCGGCCGCGTGACCTACGAGGACGATTTCAGGGCGCAGATCCACGCCGCCGGGCTGGAACTGGAGGAGTTCACCGCCCTGGACCGCCACGGAAGCCGGGCCTCGTACATCGCCGTGGCACGGCCTGTCCCCACGCCCCGGTAA
- a CDS encoding DUF1697 domain-containing protein produces MPRYAALLRGVSPSNCKMPQLKECFQAAGFDDVRTLLSSGNVVFTTGESSWEALERQAEQAIAASMGHAFPTIIRPTEYLQDLVASDPFAEFALPPAAKRVVTFLRRAANPGVQLPLELDGARILKLAGTEVFTAYEPSPKGPAFMTLLERTFGKDITTRTLDTVKKCAVA; encoded by the coding sequence ATGCCTCGATACGCCGCCCTGCTTCGCGGGGTCAGCCCCTCGAACTGCAAGATGCCGCAGCTGAAGGAGTGCTTTCAGGCAGCGGGATTCGACGACGTGCGCACGCTGCTGTCCAGCGGCAACGTCGTGTTCACCACGGGTGAGTCGTCCTGGGAGGCGCTCGAACGGCAGGCTGAGCAAGCCATAGCCGCGTCGATGGGCCATGCTTTCCCCACGATCATTCGGCCGACCGAGTATCTCCAGGACCTCGTCGCGAGCGACCCGTTCGCCGAGTTCGCCCTGCCGCCCGCGGCTAAACGCGTGGTCACCTTCCTGCGGCGCGCCGCGAACCCTGGTGTGCAACTGCCGCTCGAACTCGACGGAGCTAGAATCCTCAAGCTTGCAGGCACCGAGGTGTTCACGGCGTACGAGCCCAGCCCCAAGGGCCCCGCCTTCATGACGCTGCTCGAGCGCACATTCGGAAAGGACATCACCACCCGCACCCTCGACACGGTGAAGAAGTGCGCCGTGGCGTAG
- a CDS encoding AAA family ATPase has protein sequence MTRCPRNTPCRTPSNWANGNRIPMSAAVDPPMLVFLVGPPAVGKMAVGHELAALTGLRLFHNHHTIELVLRFFPFGSPPFQRLVAEFRRRMFEEVAESNLPGLIFTYVWAFDDPGDEAAVEGWADIFRTRDGRVVFAELEASLAERLRRNETEFRLAEKPSKRDLAASRQRLLQADAQFRLNSRGACDGRDDWFRLDTTDLAADEAAERILIRFALPRVAC, from the coding sequence GTGACCCGCTGCCCGAGGAATACGCCGTGTCGAACTCCTTCGAACTGGGCGAACGGTAATCGCATTCCGATGAGCGCTGCCGTCGATCCGCCGATGCTCGTGTTCCTGGTGGGTCCGCCGGCCGTCGGAAAGATGGCGGTAGGCCACGAGCTCGCGGCGCTCACCGGCCTGCGGCTCTTCCACAACCATCACACGATCGAGCTCGTACTGCGTTTCTTTCCGTTCGGCTCTCCGCCGTTCCAGCGGCTGGTCGCAGAATTCCGCCGCCGCATGTTCGAAGAAGTAGCCGAAAGCAATCTGCCCGGGTTGATCTTCACGTACGTGTGGGCGTTCGACGATCCGGGTGACGAGGCCGCGGTGGAGGGGTGGGCAGACATTTTCCGGACGCGAGACGGGCGCGTCGTGTTCGCGGAACTCGAGGCGTCCCTGGCGGAACGGCTGCGCCGGAACGAAACCGAGTTCCGCCTGGCCGAAAAGCCGTCGAAGCGTGATCTCGCTGCATCGCGCCAACGGCTGCTGCAGGCAGACGCACAATTTCGCCTGAACTCGCGCGGTGCCTGCGACGGGCGGGACGACTGGTTCCGCCTCGACACCACGGACCTGGCGGCGGACGAGGCCGCGGAACGGATCCTCATCCGCTTCGCACTCCCGCGGGTAGCCTGCTGA
- a CDS encoding putative quinol monooxygenase, protein MYGLIAKMSAVPGQRDALAAILLDGTDAMPGCLSYVIAADPGDGDALWMTEVWDTRESHQASLSLPGVQAAIAKGRPLIAGFSNRVETVPLGGQGLAR, encoded by the coding sequence ATGTATGGACTAATCGCAAAGATGTCGGCCGTACCGGGCCAGCGCGACGCCCTGGCGGCAATCCTGCTCGATGGCACAGACGCCATGCCCGGGTGCCTCAGCTATGTGATCGCGGCCGATCCTGGCGATGGCGACGCACTCTGGATGACCGAGGTCTGGGACACGCGCGAAAGCCATCAGGCTTCGCTCTCCCTCCCCGGTGTGCAAGCTGCTATCGCGAAGGGACGTCCCCTGATCGCCGGGTTCAGCAACCGCGTGGAGACGGTGCCCCTGGGAGGCCAGGGGCTCGCTCGCTGA
- a CDS encoding pyridoxine 5'-phosphate synthase codes for MTRLSVNLNKIALLRNARATGAPSVARAANQCLDAGAHGITLHPRPDQRHVRPGDVEEVAEIVRLRGVELNVEGYPSREFISLVTRVRPAQCTLVPDAPDQRTSDHGWDFTRPEPVLRDAVATLRGAGVRVSLFADPDPEHMPAAASLGAECVELYTGPYAAAFHSPARGAALDRYAAAAASARRSGLAVHAGHDLNLENLAPFCARVGDLAEVSIGHALVADALDRGLSATVAEYLRRLPGAGPRPESLS; via the coding sequence ATGACCCGGCTCAGCGTGAACCTGAACAAGATTGCGCTGCTGAGGAACGCGCGCGCGACGGGTGCGCCCAGCGTCGCGCGCGCCGCGAACCAGTGCCTCGACGCGGGGGCACACGGCATTACCCTGCACCCGCGGCCGGACCAGCGGCACGTGCGCCCCGGCGACGTGGAGGAAGTCGCGGAGATCGTACGCCTGCGAGGCGTGGAGCTGAACGTCGAAGGGTACCCGTCCCGCGAGTTCATCAGCCTCGTAACGCGGGTCCGGCCCGCGCAGTGCACCCTGGTGCCGGACGCACCGGACCAGCGGACGTCGGACCACGGGTGGGACTTCACGCGGCCTGAGCCCGTGCTCCGGGACGCCGTCGCCACGCTCCGCGGCGCGGGAGTGCGGGTGTCGCTGTTCGCCGATCCGGATCCGGAGCACATGCCCGCGGCCGCCAGCCTGGGCGCGGAGTGCGTCGAGCTGTACACGGGCCCGTACGCAGCCGCCTTCCACTCCCCCGCGCGCGGCGCGGCGCTGGACCGGTACGCGGCCGCGGCGGCCAGCGCACGACGATCGGGGCTCGCGGTTCACGCCGGCCACGACCTGAACCTGGAAAACCTCGCGCCATTCTGCGCGCGCGTCGGCGATCTCGCGGAAGTGTCCATCGGGCACGCGCTCGTCGCGGACGCGCTGGACCGGGGACTCTCCGCCACGGTCGCGGAATACCTCCGCCGTCTGCCGGGCGCCGGCCCCCGCCCGGAATCTCTCTCGTGA